The sequence below is a genomic window from Massilia oculi.
ATGACCTCGTACAGCACGCCGTCGATGCGCAGGCGGATGCGGGCGCGGTTGCGCGAGATCTCGATATGGATGTCGCTGGCGCCATCGCGGATCGCGCGCTGGATCACGGCGTTGACCATATTGATCACCGGGCTGGCGCCGGCCATCTCGTCGATCTGCGTGTAGTCGTCGGGGATGGTCGACTCGATCAGCTCGAGGTCGCTCGCTTCGGTATGGATGAAGTCGGGCAGGGCGCCGCCATAGGCTTCGTCGGCCAGACGCCGGATGTCGGCCGGCGGCGCCACCACGACGCGGATCCGGTTGCCGGTGCGGGCGCGGATCTCGTCGATGGCGTGGATGGCCTGCGGCTCGGCGCTGGCCAGCGTGAGGGTGTCGCCGACCCGGAACAGGGGCAGCACGTTCAGGCGCCGCGCGACGTCGCGCTCGATCAGCGCCAGCGCGCCCGGATCGTACAGGCCGGTGCGCAGGTTCACGTAGGGCAGCGCGAGCTGGTCGGCCAGCGCCTGGTACAGGGCGGCTTCGGTGATCCATTTGCGCTCGACCATGATCAGGCCCATGCGCTTGCCGGTCTGGTCCTGCAGGCGCGCCGCCTCGGCCACCTGCTCGGCGCTGGCGGCGCCGCGTTCGACCAGGATGTCGCCCAGCTTGCTGCCCGGCTCGCGCGGGCGGCGCGGCGTGGCCGGGCGGGCGTCGAACAGGGGCAGCTGCTCGAGCAGGCCCGTGGCGGCCAGGATTTCCTGCAGCAGCGGATTGGGATAGGCCAGCTTGAGCCAGCCGCCCAGGTCCGCCAGGCGTTCGCCCATGTCGGCCATCATGGCCAGCGCATGGCCCGACAGGAGCGTCACCTTGCCCAGGTCGATCACGATCGACACCTGGTGCCGGGCCACGCATTCGTCCAGCGCCGCGCGCAGGGTCTGGACGGCGTCGTCCGCCACCAGCGCCGTCAGCGGCGCCAGGTAGGTCATGGCGCCGATGCGGCTGCGGGTGATCCGTTCGGACGATGCCGCGCCGTCCACGCTCATGCGGCGCAGGCCGCCGGCGCCGGGTCGCGCGCGATGCCGAAGGCGGCGATCCAGTCCGGCTCGGCGTGGCAGAGCTGCTCGAACACGGCGATCACGCCCGGGTCGAGCTGGGTGCCGGCGCAGCGCGCGATCTCGGCCATCGCCACTTCGTGGCTGCGTCCCGCTCGGTAGGCGCGCGAGCTGGTGATCGAATCGTAGGTGTCGGCCACCGCGATGATGCGCGCGTTGTAGGGAATGTCGTTGCCCGCCAGCCCGTGCGGATAGCCGGTGCCGTCGTATTTTTCCTGGTGATGGCGCGCGCCGGGCACCGCGCCCTTGAGGCGGTCGATGTGGCGCAGGATCTCGTAGCTGCGCTCCGGATGCACCATGATGAAGGTGAATTCGTCGCGCGTCAGGCGCCCCGGCTTGCACAGCACGGCGTCCGGAATGCCGATCTTGCCGACGTCGTGCAGGAGCGAGCCCCAGAACAGGTTGTCCAGTTCGCGCGCCGGCAGGCGCAGCGCGCGCCCGATTTCCATCGCAATGTGGTGCACGCGCTCGCTGTGGCCGCGGGTGTAGGGGTCCTTCGCTTCGACCGCCTCGATCAGCGCGGCCGCCATCTGCTGGTTGAACTTGCTCGTCTCGGCCAGCATGCTGTGCATGCGCGACAGGCTCGACAGGTGATTGGCCAGCACTTCGCCCAGCTTGCGGTCGCTGTTGCTGAAGTCTTCCTTGTGCGCGTGGTTGAGCAGCACCAGGATCGCCACCACCGATTTGTCCTGGAACACCGGGCAGCACAGGATCTTGAACGGCATGTCGGTGAAGATGTAGGCGCGGCGCGGGTCGGCCGCCTCGTTCATCACGATCGGCTGGCGCGAGGAGTGCGCGAAGCGGTACAGGTCGCCCCGCATCTCCACCAGCACCAGGTCGAGGTTGTGGATCGGCTTGGAGAGGTTGGTGGCCGACACGCACAGGTTGTCGCCCGGCTTGATGAAGGCGGCCACGTCGGCGTCCATGTGTTCGGCCCAGCTTTCGAGCAGGTTGCCGAAGATGTCCTCGCCGCTGGTCATGTCCTGGACCTGGCGGTCGATCGCATACACCAGGTGCAGCTCTTCGTAGCGGTCCGACAGTTCGTCGGCCATGGCGTCGAGTTCGCCCTGCATGCCGCACTCGTCGCCGATGGCGGCGGCCACGTCTTCGAGCGCCTCGGCCAGCGCGTCCCATGCGAACGGCGCGCCCTCGGCGTCGGCCGCGCTGCGCACGGCGAGGTAGCCGATCGGCTGGCCCTTGGCCTTGATCGGCAGGTACAGCAGGCTCGAATCGCCGCTGTCATGGCGCTGCATGCCGTCGCCGTCGCACGGCCAGGCGAAGCCGCCGGCGTTCAGCTGCGCCAGCCAGTCGGCCAGGCCTTCGTGGCCGGGCGCGATCCAGCACGGCGCGCCGGCGGCGTCGCACACGACCAGCGCATGCTCGCCGCCGGTGCTGCGCCGCAGCCAGCGCGCGTGGCGGGTGAACTCGATGGTCGGCAACAGCTTATGCGGCATGGGAAGGCTCCGGCGGTTGGCCCGGCGTGGACGACAGGGCGGCGAAATGGCGGGACAGGCGCGCCACCAGCTGGCGCGGACTGAGGGGTTTTTCGAGAAACTCGGTGTTGGCCAGCTCGCGCGCCCAGGCGCGTTCGTCCAGCGCCGTCATCGAGGTCATGACGAGGATCAGGAAGGGGTGGTCGGGATAGGTGGCGCGCGCCAGCGGGCACAGGGTGCGGCCGTCCATGCCGTCCATCTGGATGTCGCTGATCAGGACGTCGGGCAGCTGCTCGGCCATGCACGCCAGCGCCGCATGGCCGTCGCTGGCGGTGACCACCGCATAGCCTTCGCGTTCGAGCGCCAGGCGCAGCACGCGCAGCACATGCGGCTCGTCGTCGACCAGCAGGATGCGGCGCGCGCTCACAGCACGGCGGCGCCGGCGGGGGCCGGCACGGTCTTGAGGTGGACCGAGAACGTGCTGCCCACGTCCGGCTCGCTCTCGAGCAGCAGGCGGCCATGGTGCAGCTCGACGATCTGGGCCGCCAGGTACAGGCCCAGGCCGTGGCCGCCGCGCTTGACCGCCGCGCCGCTCTCGCTGACACGGTAGAACTTGTCGAAGATGCGGCCCTGGTCGCCTGGAGCGATGCCGATGCCGGTGTCGCGTACGCTGATCACGATTTCATTGTCCTCGTTGCGGGCGGCCAGCGTCACGCTGCCGCCCGGGCGGTTGTACTTGATGGCGTTGGTCAGCAGGTTGTTGAGCGCGATGCGGAACAGGTCCTTGTCGATGGCCACCGCCTCGAGTTCGCGCGGCAGGTCGAGCAGGACGCGCAGCTGCTTGCCCTCGGCCCGCGGCAGGGCCTGGTCATAGGCGTCGCGCAGCAGGTCGTCGAGGCGGACGCGGTTGCGTTCCGGGCTCATGCTGCCGGTTTCCAGCTTGCTGACGTTGAGCAGGTTGCCGACCAGCGCGTTCATGCGCTCGATCTCGTCCTGGATCACGTTGAGCGATTCCACCCGCAGGCCTTCGTCGTCGCTGTCGGCCAGCATCTCGGCATACATGCCGATGACGTTCAGCGGCGACTTGAGTTCGTGCGAGACGTGGGCCACGAAGTCGTTGCCGGCCTGGCGCGCCAGGTGTTCGCGGGTCACGTCGCGCACGACGACCAGGGTGCCGAACGACATCGTGCCATGGCCTCCGCTGAGCGGCTGGGCCGAGGCGTGCAGCTGGCGGCCCTCGACGTTGAGGGGGCGAAGGCGACCGCATGGGAGCGCGCGTTGTCGCGCTGGTCGCCGCCGTAGCGGCCCAGCAGGCCGCGCAGGGCCGGGTCGCAGCACCAGGCGTCGACCGGCTGGCCGACGATGCGTTCCATCGGAATGCCCAGCAGGGGTTCGATCTTGCCGGATGCGAAAGTGACGTCGCCGGCCGGGTCGAGCATCAACAGGCCGTCAGGCAGCGACTGCAGGGCGGCGTTGAGCTTCTTGCTGCCGTACTGGAGCAGCCGGTTGTCGGCCGTGGCGTTCAGCGCGCCCTGCTCGAGCCGGGCGATGCGCGCGCCGGCCTGGCCCAGGTAATCGCGCATGCTGGCGATGAGTTCGCGCATGTCGCCGCTCTCGCCATCGTCGCGCCTGGCGGGGGCGGCCAGTTCGCGCAGCTGGGTGGACAGCGCGGCCAGCGGGCGCATCTCGCGCTTGATGACCAGGTAGACCACCGGCACGACCAGGAACATCGCCAGCGCCAGCACCGCGAGGAAGGACACGTCCTGGGCCAGCACCGTGACGCCCGGCTGGTAGAAGCCGACCCGGACGAACACCGTGCCCATGCTGCGGTCGGCGAGCGGACCGTAGAACTCGCGCAGCGCGGCGGCGCCGTTGCTCGCCGGCAGGTCGCGTTCGCCGAAACCGCTCGCGGCGCTGGCCGGGAGCGGAACGGCCGGGGTCATGCTGCCGCGTCCCGCGACTTCGGCCAGCGTGCGGCCACCCGCGTCGCCGATCGTGGCATAGGCGAAATCGCCGTTGTCGTGGTAGGCCAGCAGGGCGGCCAGCAGGCCGCCGCTCGCGCCCTTGTCGGTCAGCAGCGCCATCGGCACCGTGCTGAGCGATTTCACCAGCCCGACGCCCTTGATCCGCACCTGCGCGGCCTGGCTTTCCTGCTGGCGCATGACCAGCAATGCCACGACCATGGCGATCGCCGCCAGTGCGCACGCGATCAGGATCATGCCGATGCGGTTGAGTTTCATAGAATCGTGATTTGAAAAGCGCGAATTGTCACATTGGAACAGGAGGCCACTATAGGGGCTGAGTTTCTCAATGGCAAATAGAATTGCAATCGTGCGCGATCGGATTGCCGACATCGTTGTATTCATGTCCCAGGAGCCGCCATCTTGCGCCGATTCGATGGTGATTCGGATAATGTTATCGATTTTTAATCGATGACAGGATGGAACTGGTGCAGCGCGACCTTGCCCGCGCCGGGCGGCATCGATGCACGCAGCCGCTCCATGTCGGCCTGCAACCGCACGCGCATCGCGCCCAGCATCTGGCGCACGAAGGGCGACGGCGGCCGGCCTGCGGGCCACATCGTCAGGGCCGTGAATGCGAGCCGCTCCGAGAACGGGCGGAACACCAGGCCCGCATCGAGGTAGTCGACCGCCGTGACCGGGTTGACCAGCGCGACGCCGATGCGGTTGCGCACCAGTTCGCACAGGCTGAAGGTGTACGAGGTTTCGACCGCGGTCTGCAGCTGCACGCCGTGGGCGTGCAGAATCGCATCCAGGCGCAGGCTGACCGCGTCGTCCGGCTGCAGCGCCACGAAGGGATGGCGCGCCAGCTGTTTCGGCGTAACCACGCTGCTGCGCGCCAGCGCGTGCCCGGCGGGCAGGGCGACCACGCCGAAGTAGTGCGCGAACAGCGCGTGCTCGACGCCGCTGGTGGAGATGTCCTGGGCCGCGATGCCCAGCTCCACCTCGTCGCGCAGCACCTGGCTGCGCACGTCCTGCGAACCCATCACCTGCAGCGACACCATGCTGCGCGCGCCTGTGCCCGCACCTGCGGCCGCCAGGTCGGCCAGTACGCGCGGCACGAAACCGGCGCCCAGGCCGGGGAAGGCGGCAATCCGCACGCGGCCGGCGCCGAACTGCTTCAGGCTGCGGATGCGCTGCTCGATCACGTCCATGCCGACGAAGTGGCGCTGGACCTCGGCCAGCAGGGCCTGCGCCTGCTGGGTGGGCCGCAGCTTGCCGCCGGGACGCTGGAACAGTTCCAGGCCGGCGCGCTCTTCCAGCCGGCGCAGCGCCATGCTGACGGCCGGCTGTGACAGCCCCAGCACCTTCGCGGCGCGGGTGGCGGAGCCCGAGGTCATCACGGTGCGGAAGATCTCGATGTCGCGGCTGAGCATGGCGATTGTGCGGTGGTGAAGGTGGTCCCGATTCTAACCCGGCGCCATCCCTGCCGGCCCGGGGTATCAATGCCGCTTATGGGGTGATCAGCCCGCGGGCAGGCGCACTGCGCTGGCCTGCCTATACTTTCCTGCACATCCATTTTCGCGGGAGCTTCCATGAAACCGATCGCCTATCGCCGCCGCAAGCTGCTGCGCACCGCCGCAGGCTTGAGCATCGGGAGCGCGGCGCTGCCCTGGCCGGCGGCCGCCGCGCCCGGCGATGCCGGCCTGGGCGCCAGCTATGACGTGGCCGGCGACATCGTCAACCTGGAGAACGCCTATTACGGCATCATGGCGCGCCCGGTGCTGGAAGACTACAAGCGCAATCTCGACTACCTGAACCGCCACAACACGCACTACCTGCGCACGCGCTTCGACCGCGAAGACATGACGGCGATCCGCGCGCAGCTGGCGGCGTATGCCGGCGTCGCGCCCGGCGAGATCGCGATCACGCGCAGCGCGGTGGAGTCGCTGCAGAACCTGATCCTGAACTACCGGCTGCTCAAGGAGGGCGAGGCGGTCATGATCTGCAACCTGGACTACGGCACGGTGATGGACGCCATGCGCGAGCTGGCCCAACGCCGCGGCGCGGGGTTGGTCTCGGTGACGATTCCCGAGCCGGCCACGCGCCAGAACGTGATCGACGCCTATGCCGAGGCGTTGCGGCGCCATCCGCGCACGCGGCTGCTGCTGCTCACCCACATCAACCATCGCACCGGCCTGGTGCTGCCGGTGGCCGAGATCGCGCGCATCGCCCGTGAACGCGGCGTCGACGTCGTGGTGGACATCGCGCAATCGTTCGGCCAGCTCGATTTCCGCATCCCTGAACTGGGCGCGGACTTCGTCGGGGCCAACCTGCACAAGTGGATCGGGGCGCCGCTCGGGCTGGGGTTCCTCTACGTGCGCGAGGGCCGCCTGCAGGACATCGACATCGATTGCGGCAATACCGAGCATCCGCCGACCGATATCCGCGCGCGCGTGAACGCCGGCACCCTCAACGTGGCGGCGGTGATGACGATTCCCGGCGCGCTGGCCTTCCATGCGCGCATTCCGCTGGCGGCACGCGCGGCGCACCTGCGCGGACTGCGCGACTACTGGGTGACACGGGTGCGCGCGCTGCCGGGCGTGCAGGTGCTGACGCCGGACGACGCGGGGATGACGGGCGCGGTGACGTCGTTCCGCCTCAAAGGAAAGACGTCGTTCGAGGACAACGTGGCGCTGGCGCGCACGCTGCTTGATCGTCATGGCGTCTTCACGGTGGCGCGCGAAGGCCCGGCCGGCGGCAGCTGCATCCGCGTCACGCCGTCGTACTTCACGACCACGGCGCAGCTGGACCGCCTGGTGGCGGCGATCCGCGCGTTGTCGGCTCAGGCTTGAGTGTCCTCGGTAGCGGCTTCCTGCAGTCCGCGCACCAGGCTCGAGACGCTCGGGTTGTCGACGAAGACGCAGCGCTTGCCGTGGCGCTTGCAATGGTCTTTCACGCGCCAGTAGGCGCTGTGGCTGATGCAACCGGTCTGGCAGATCACGAGGTCGGCCGCGGCCAGGCTGGCGTCGAGCTGGCTGCTGCTGTCCTCCAGGCCGCCGTCGTGGTGGGCGAACTGGGCGCCGACCCGCTCGATCATGTTGCGGTAGATCGGCACGCTGCTGCTGCGGCCTCCGACGCACAGGACGCTGCGGTTTTCCAGGCGCACCGGCATCGCGACCGTCGCCACGTGGATCGGGGCGGGCGCGGTTTCGGCTTCCGGCGCCGGCGCGGGCGCGCGCGCCGCCTTCAGCTCGGCCAGCTGCGCGCGCAGCGCCTGCTCGCGCGTCTCCATCTGCGCCAGGCGCTCGGCCAGGCGTTCGCGCGTGTCGAGGTCGGGAATGCTGGCCTGCAGCCGCGCCAGTTCGGCGCGCAAGGCCTGGACGTCGCCATCGCGCGCGATGGTCGCGGCCCGCGCCGCGCGCAGCTGGTTCTCGAGGCGTTCGCTCTCGAGCGCCTTTTCCTGTCCCAGCGCATTGCAGCGCTCCTGCAGGCGCGCCACTTCGCGTTCGAGGCGCGTGTTGTCGGCGACGACCGCATTGAACTTGTTGATGTCGGCGCGCGCGCAGGCGCCGGCCTGGTGCTGCACCATATGGATGTCGCGGCACATCTTTTCTTCGAGCGCGGTGGTGCAGCGCGGATGCGACAGCCCGGCCCAGAACGCCCCGGCGACGTCGCCGGCGGCCACCGCGGCATCCCACATGGCCTCGACCTGTCCGGTGGTCTTGGCGGCGCGGAAGCGCTGGACATGCTGCGCATACCGGCGCTCGAGTTCCTTCTGCACCGCATCGGCGACCGGCGTGCGCAATGCGCACTCGCTGACGGTGCCGACATGGATGTCGTAATCGTCGTGCAGCACCTTCCCGCCCGTCACCTTCTCCACCAGCCTGCGCAAGCCGCCCAGCGGCAACCCGACCCCGACCAG
It includes:
- a CDS encoding ATPase, T2SS/T4P/T4SS family: MSVDGAASSERITRSRIGAMTYLAPLTALVADDAVQTLRAALDECVARHQVSIVIDLGKVTLLSGHALAMMADMGERLADLGGWLKLAYPNPLLQEILAATGLLEQLPLFDARPATPRRPREPGSKLGDILVERGAASAEQVAEAARLQDQTGKRMGLIMVERKWITEAALYQALADQLALPYVNLRTGLYDPGALALIERDVARRLNVLPLFRVGDTLTLASAEPQAIHAIDEIRARTGNRIRVVVAPPADIRRLADEAYGGALPDFIHTEASDLELIESTIPDDYTQIDEMAGASPVINMVNAVIQRAIRDGASDIHIEISRNRARIRLRIDGVLYEVMSPKVDQHPAIVSRLKVMANLDIAERRLPQDGRIQVATQGRTVDLRFSSLPGIYGEKVVLRVLDKNQSILDVDKLGMQAQAATSFKRLLGRSHGLILVTGPTGSGKTTSLYAAISHLKSIEKNIVTIEDPVEYQLDIINQNQVNDAIGLTFPKILKHVLRQDPDIIMIGEVRDRQTAEIAVQAALTGHLVLTTLHTNDTLGAVSRLVEMGVEPYLLSSALIGVMAQRLVRRVCQGCRTSYLATPEAAAAWRWKGQGDLRLMRGRGCPACYDSGYKGRMGIYELLEVGPELQRMIVANASKDQLAAHVAASGHHDLYADGMARAFDGHTTPEEIARVVHSL
- a CDS encoding HD domain-containing phosphohydrolase gives rise to the protein MPHKLLPTIEFTRHARWLRRSTGGEHALVVCDAAGAPCWIAPGHEGLADWLAQLNAGGFAWPCDGDGMQRHDSGDSSLLYLPIKAKGQPIGYLAVRSAADAEGAPFAWDALAEALEDVAAAIGDECGMQGELDAMADELSDRYEELHLVYAIDRQVQDMTSGEDIFGNLLESWAEHMDADVAAFIKPGDNLCVSATNLSKPIHNLDLVLVEMRGDLYRFAHSSRQPIVMNEAADPRRAYIFTDMPFKILCCPVFQDKSVVAILVLLNHAHKEDFSNSDRKLGEVLANHLSSLSRMHSMLAETSKFNQQMAAALIEAVEAKDPYTRGHSERVHHIAMEIGRALRLPARELDNLFWGSLLHDVGKIGIPDAVLCKPGRLTRDEFTFIMVHPERSYEILRHIDRLKGAVPGARHHQEKYDGTGYPHGLAGNDIPYNARIIAVADTYDSITSSRAYRAGRSHEVAMAEIARCAGTQLDPGVIAVFEQLCHAEPDWIAAFGIARDPAPAACAA
- a CDS encoding response regulator transcription factor yields the protein MSARRILLVDDEPHVLRVLRLALEREGYAVVTASDGHAALACMAEQLPDVLISDIQMDGMDGRTLCPLARATYPDHPFLILVMTSMTALDERAWARELANTEFLEKPLSPRQLVARLSRHFAALSSTPGQPPEPSHAA
- a CDS encoding sensor histidine kinase, yielding MSFGTLVVVRDVTREHLARQAGNDFVAHVSHELKSPLNVIGMYAEMLADSDDEGLRVESLNVIQDEIERMNALVGNLLNVSKLETGSMSPERNRVRLDDLLRDAYDQALPRAEGKQLRVLLDLPRELEAVAIDKDLFRIALNNLLTNAIKYNRPGGSVTLAARNEDNEIVISVRDTGIGIAPGDQGRIFDKFYRVSESGAAVKRGGHGLGLYLAAQIVELHHGRLLLESEPDVGSTFSVHLKTVPAPAGAAVL
- a CDS encoding PAS domain-containing protein, with product MKLNRIGMILIACALAAIAMVVALLVMRQQESQAAQVRIKGVGLVKSLSTVPMALLTDKGASGGLLAALLAYHDNGDFAYATIGDAGGRTLAEVAGRGSMTPAVPLPASAASGFGERDLPASNGAAALREFYGPLADRSMGTVFVRVGFYQPGVTVLAQDVSFLAVLALAMFLVVPVVYLVIKREMRPLAALSTQLRELAAPARRDDGESGDMRELIASMRDYLGQAGARIARLEQGALNATADNRLLQYGSKKLNAALQSLPDGLLMLDPAGDVTFASGKIEPLLGIPMERIVGQPVDAWCCDPALRGLLGRYGGDQRDNARSHAVAFAPSTSRAASCTPRPSRSAEAMARCRSAPWSSCAT
- a CDS encoding LysR substrate-binding domain-containing protein, with protein sequence MLSRDIEIFRTVMTSGSATRAAKVLGLSQPAVSMALRRLEERAGLELFQRPGGKLRPTQQAQALLAEVQRHFVGMDVIEQRIRSLKQFGAGRVRIAAFPGLGAGFVPRVLADLAAAGAGTGARSMVSLQVMGSQDVRSQVLRDEVELGIAAQDISTSGVEHALFAHYFGVVALPAGHALARSSVVTPKQLARHPFVALQPDDAVSLRLDAILHAHGVQLQTAVETSYTFSLCELVRNRIGVALVNPVTAVDYLDAGLVFRPFSERLAFTALTMWPAGRPPSPFVRQMLGAMRVRLQADMERLRASMPPGAGKVALHQFHPVID
- a CDS encoding aminotransferase class V-fold PLP-dependent enzyme, whose protein sequence is MKPIAYRRRKLLRTAAGLSIGSAALPWPAAAAPGDAGLGASYDVAGDIVNLENAYYGIMARPVLEDYKRNLDYLNRHNTHYLRTRFDREDMTAIRAQLAAYAGVAPGEIAITRSAVESLQNLILNYRLLKEGEAVMICNLDYGTVMDAMRELAQRRGAGLVSVTIPEPATRQNVIDAYAEALRRHPRTRLLLLTHINHRTGLVLPVAEIARIARERGVDVVVDIAQSFGQLDFRIPELGADFVGANLHKWIGAPLGLGFLYVREGRLQDIDIDCGNTEHPPTDIRARVNAGTLNVAAVMTIPGALAFHARIPLAARAAHLRGLRDYWVTRVRALPGVQVLTPDDAGMTGAVTSFRLKGKTSFEDNVALARTLLDRHGVFTVAREGPAGGSCIRVTPSYFTTTAQLDRLVAAIRALSAQA
- a CDS encoding DUF2325 domain-containing protein, whose amino-acid sequence is MCDKHASNVPCPADGLQGSRRRRVWELSHACHCPLVGVGLPLGGLRRLVEKVTGGKVLHDDYDIHVGTVSECALRTPVADAVQKELERRYAQHVQRFRAAKTTGQVEAMWDAAVAAGDVAGAFWAGLSHPRCTTALEEKMCRDIHMVQHQAGACARADINKFNAVVADNTRLEREVARLQERCNALGQEKALESERLENQLRAARAATIARDGDVQALRAELARLQASIPDLDTRERLAERLAQMETREQALRAQLAELKAARAPAPAPEAETAPAPIHVATVAMPVRLENRSVLCVGGRSSSVPIYRNMIERVGAQFAHHDGGLEDSSSQLDASLAAADLVICQTGCISHSAYWRVKDHCKRHGKRCVFVDNPSVSSLVRGLQEAATEDTQA